ACTGTAGAGACTTAGGGGTTAAAGATCCATTAAATATAGAAGAAAATATAGATGGTGGAACTAGACATATAAAAGAATACTTAGATAAATATAATTGGAATGTAGAAATGGCATTAATGGCTTATAATGGTGGTCCAACTAGGATGGCTAAAAGAGGTGTAAAATCTATAAATGATGTTTACAAAATGCCGAAAGAAACTCAAAATTATGTTCCTAAAGTAATGGAATATTATAAAGGTATATAAATATAAAAATTAGCTTTAATAAAGCTAATTTTTATATTATTTTTAGCATAACTAATAACTTGTCTTTTAATGTTTTGAAACTTTTTTCTGAAACTGGAATAATCTTTGAATTCACAATAACAGAACTTCGTGTTAGCTTATTTATTTTTTTTATATTTATTATAAAACTATCATGACATCTGAAAAATGTTGAAGGACACAATTTTTTTTCTAACTGGTCAATTCTGTACTCTTTTTTTACGCATTTACTGGGAGTATAAATTAAACAGTGATCTCCACGAGATTCTATAAATAAAATAGAATTAGTGGATATCCCAGATAAAACTACTAATGGTTTATCTATATCTTCGTAATTTTTAAATTGAAAAATATTATTTATAGATTTTCCAGTTGCTGACTTTGGCTTTTTCAAATCGTTAAGACAGCTAGAAACTTCATCTTCAAAAGATTCATATTTTAAAGGCATTAAAATATATCTAAAATCTTTCAAACAAAATCCATTCAACATAAAGTCCATTATCTCAGGTATAAAAATTATTTGTAAATTTTTATAAAGTAATTTGAATTTATTATTTATATCGTGAACAGATTGTTTATTGTTTAAATTGATGCTTAAAAATAAGATATCCAAATTTTCAGGTGGAGCGCATACTAGATGATCAAAAGAACTATATTTAGATAATTTATACTTTAAATGATTAGAAGATGAGAAATTCTTAAAAAAATCATTTAATATATTAGTTTGTTTTAAATCATTGCAACATATACTTACATTAATCATAGGAATTCTCCTTACAATAAAAAATTTAAATGTTAAAATAGTTAACTAAGTAACAATTCTTCAATAAATTAAAATATCCTTTCTAAAGAATATTCCATACTAAGAGTATTGATTCGATAAATATTTTATATTCATATTAAAAACAAAAATTCAAACAAAATGTAATTTCTAAATAGTACAAAAGACTAAAGAAATTAAAATAGTATACGTACAATTTTAGTAATGAACTATAAAATCCTAAAAGTGAAATATAAATGCATTTATTTAAATATACGTGTATTTAGAAAGTGCGGGGAGAATGAGCGATGCAAGAAGGTAAAATAAAATTAAATCAAAGAATCAACCCTTATAGTAGGTGGGATATGCCTGGTGTAGTTGAAAAGGTTAAAATGTACTTGAATAAACGAGATAAGTTTACTGGTCTAAATAATAGAAATTATTTCTTTTATTGTTTAGGTCAAAAACAAAATGGAACGTTTATAAAAATAAAATTTATGGGGATTAATTTTATAAACTTAAATTCAGGTATAAAAACTGGGGATGAAATTATACAATATATATCAAAAACATTAAAAAATATAAGAATAGATTGTATAGCATCTAGGTTATCGGGAACTAAGTTTGGGTTGTATACTGAAGAAACAGATATAAATTATATAAGGGAAATAATAGAAGAGATAATTATTATGACTAACAGAATCAGCAACAATAGTGACAATATAAAGGTATCGGCAAGTATTGGAGCTGTTATTTATGATAATAATGATTTTAGTATAAAAGATGCATCTAATAAATTAGAAATAGCACTTTCTAATTGTATTAGAAAAGGTAATAATAAATACGAAATATATAATGAAAAATATGAACCGCACATAAATATTGAAAGTATAGAAAAATCAATTGAAAGTGGAGAAATAACATTATATTACCAACCAAAAGTAGATGTTAAAAGTAAGAAAATAAAAGGGGTAGAGGCTTTAATTAGATGGTTTAATGAGGAATATGGATACATAACTCCTAATAAACTGATAGGATTTGCTGAGAATACAGGATATATAAGCTCTTTAGGTAGATGGATAATAAGAAAAGCATGTGAAGAAATAAAAGAACTTAATGATACATTAGGTCAACAAATAGACTTGTCTGTAAACATATCACCTTACCAACTGGAAGATGAAAAGTTTTTAAAAGATATAAAAAATATAGTTGAAGAAATTGGATTTGATCAGGAATTATTAAAGCTTGAAATTACTGAAAATGAAAATATGGAATCTATAGATAAAATTCATCAGATATTTAAAGAAATAAAAAGTACAGGGATTAAAGTATCTATAGATGATTTTGGAAAAGGATATAATTCAATTGACTATATAAAAAACTATAATGTAGACGAAATTAAAATTGATAAATCACTTGTAGAATACTTGGAAAATAATCCGTTGTTTATAAAGAGCTTAATAAACATGATTCATACAACTAATGCATATGTGGTTGCAGAAGGTGTGGAGAAAAAAGTAGAATATGATTTTTTAGAAAGAATGGGATGTGACTTTATACAAGGTTATTATTGCTACAAACCCATGCCGTTTAACAGCCTATTAGAAATAATCAAAAAAGATGCAATACAATGTAAATAGTAAAGAATAACGCAAAATAACTTAAGTAAGAAAAAAAATAACCGTATGATATAATAGAAGATAAAACAATATATCAACATTATAGAGGTTTAATATGAAAGTAGGAAATATAGGTCTTAACACAGGTCTAAATATAGAAAGTAAAGGAAACAAGAATAGATCAGATTTTAGTGAAAGTTTCAATCAAGCAAATAAAGCAAAAACAAAAGAAGAATTAGAATCATACATGAAAGAAATTAAGTCAATAGGAGAAAGATTAGTAGCAACTCAAAATTACACAGATGTTATAAAGTATAAACAAGTAATTAAAGGATACTTAAAGTCTGTTGTAGATTATGTGTATAGCTTAAATCAAAATACTAGTTTCTGGGATGGAAACTATTTTACAACTGTAAAAACAGTAAACGAAAAGTTAGATGAAATGACGAGAGAATTAATGTATGAACAAAAAGATAATATAGATATGGCATCTAAAATAGATGAAATTAACGGACTTTTATTAGATATATATATGTAAGGAGGCACATTATGAACGACAATAATATAATAACAACTGAAAATGAAATATATGAAGCACAATTTGAACAATTAGTTGAGGGAGAAAAAGTACCTTTAAGTGCTTTAAATGACATAATGGAAGCACAAATGGATATAGAGGTACTGATGGGAGAGACTAAGGAGAAAATAGGAAAAATAGTTAACTACAAAGTGGGAGACATAATTAAATTAGATAAACATTTAGAAGAAACCTTAGATATAAGTGTAAATGGGAAAGTGATTGCTAGTGGGGAAAGTATAATAATTGACAACAGACTAGGAATTAGACTATCTAAAATTAAAAAAGAAGAGGATGGAATGTAATACTCAAATTTTTAAGGAGGGATAATATGAATATAAATAAAGTTAATTTTGGAAATGTGAATAATGTATATAAAATAAATAAGCAAGATACTAAACAAGAAACTTTGCAACAATCTGCACAAAAAAATACAAAAGATATAGTAGAAATATCAGACTTAGGCAAATACTTAAACAAGGTAAATACTGGTAGAGAAGAGATAAACATGGATAAAGTTAATGATATAAAAAGAAGAATAGAAAATGGAACATATAAAGTAGATTCAAAAGATTTAGCGAAAAAAATAATACAACATATGAAGGGAGAAATATAATTGAACCCAGAATTAAAAGTAGTAATATTTGAGGAAAGAAAATTATTAAAAACTTTGTTAACTATGTTAGATGAGCAGTATGACTTAGTTATAAATAAAGAAGTCATGAAACTGGATAAAATAGCGAGAGATTTAGATGAAATAGCAAAAAATCTAGCTAGAATAGAGATAAAGAGAAGAACTATAATGGGTAGCGATGCTAGCATGCAAGAAACTATAAAAGCTTGTGATGATGAAAATATAAAACAAGCTTATGAAGAGATAAAAGACACCTTAAAAATGGTAGAAATACAAAAAGAAGCTAATGCAACCCTTATAAAACAAAGGTTGTTTTTTACTAAGAAGATGATAGGTGCAATAAAGCCAAATAAAGGTGTAGGAACATATAATGCTTACGGACAAGTAGGTAAATAAAATATTGGAGGGAAATTATGGCGGGATTATTAGGAACACTACATTCAGCAGGTTCAGGAATGAGAGTAAGTCAATCTTCAATCCAAACTGCTTCTCATAATATAAATAACATGAATACTCCTGGGTATTCAAGACAAAGAGTAGAACAAAAAGCAAGTAGTGCATACAGCTATCCAGGATACAATAGTAGTTTAGGAGCTGGTCAGTTAGGAACTGGTGTTGAAGCTACAGATGTTATAAGAATGAGAAATACTTTTTATGATTTCCAATTTAGAAGTGAGTCTCATAATTATGGTGAGATAGGTGTTAAATATGAGCATTATACAAATATGGAAAAAATATTTAATGAACCATCAGACACATCTATATCAGCATCAATTGCAAATTTCTTTAGTAGTTGGCAAGAACTTTCTAAAAACCCTACAGATGTAGCATCTAAAGATATAGTTGTTCAAAATAGTAAATACTTAGCTGATAAGATAAGTAATATAAAGGAAAAATTAGACACTTTATCATCTCAAGCAGATAAAAAACTTAACGATGATGTTAAAGAAATAAATGGTATGCTTGATCAATTAAAAGAATTAGATAAACAAATAAAAATTGTTCAAGGGAGTGGGAAATCTCCTAATGACTTAATGGATGAGAGAGATAAAATACTTGATGATTTAAGTTTTAAAATGAATTTAGGTAATGATGATATAAAAGAAGCTTTTGAAGGTGGTCTATCAAAGGTTGAAATAACTGAAACTGGTGGAAAAAAACAATTAACTTTAACATATGGAGATCCAGCTAAAACTAAAGATATACCAGCTGATAAAATATCAGGAGAAATACAAGGTTCCTTAGAAATGATAGATAAGGTTAAAGAATATACAAATAGCTTAACTGAGCTAGTAAAAGGGGTAGCAAAAGGT
Above is a genomic segment from Romboutsia lituseburensis containing:
- a CDS encoding YaaR family protein; translated protein: MKVGNIGLNTGLNIESKGNKNRSDFSESFNQANKAKTKEELESYMKEIKSIGERLVATQNYTDVIKYKQVIKGYLKSVVDYVYSLNQNTSFWDGNYFTTVKTVNEKLDEMTRELMYEQKDNIDMASKIDEINGLLLDIYM
- a CDS encoding GGDEF domain-containing phosphodiesterase, which produces MQEGKIKLNQRINPYSRWDMPGVVEKVKMYLNKRDKFTGLNNRNYFFYCLGQKQNGTFIKIKFMGINFINLNSGIKTGDEIIQYISKTLKNIRIDCIASRLSGTKFGLYTEETDINYIREIIEEIIIMTNRISNNSDNIKVSASIGAVIYDNNDFSIKDASNKLEIALSNCIRKGNNKYEIYNEKYEPHINIESIEKSIESGEITLYYQPKVDVKSKKIKGVEALIRWFNEEYGYITPNKLIGFAENTGYISSLGRWIIRKACEEIKELNDTLGQQIDLSVNISPYQLEDEKFLKDIKNIVEEIGFDQELLKLEITENENMESIDKIHQIFKEIKSTGIKVSIDDFGKGYNSIDYIKNYNVDEIKIDKSLVEYLENNPLFIKSLINMIHTTNAYVVAEGVEKKVEYDFLERMGCDFIQGYYCYKPMPFNSLLEIIKKDAIQCK
- a CDS encoding LytR/AlgR family response regulator transcription factor, translated to MINVSICCNDLKQTNILNDFFKNFSSSNHLKYKLSKYSSFDHLVCAPPENLDILFLSINLNNKQSVHDINNKFKLLYKNLQIIFIPEIMDFMLNGFCLKDFRYILMPLKYESFEDEVSSCLNDLKKPKSATGKSINNIFQFKNYEDIDKPLVVLSGISTNSILFIESRGDHCLIYTPSKCVKKEYRIDQLEKKLCPSTFFRCHDSFIINIKKINKLTRSSVIVNSKIIPVSEKSFKTLKDKLLVMLKII
- a CDS encoding flagellar protein FlgN, yielding MNPELKVVIFEERKLLKTLLTMLDEQYDLVINKEVMKLDKIARDLDEIAKNLARIEIKRRTIMGSDASMQETIKACDDENIKQAYEEIKDTLKMVEIQKEANATLIKQRLFFTKKMIGAIKPNKGVGTYNAYGQVGK
- a CDS encoding FliM/FliN family flagellar motor switch protein, yielding MNDNNIITTENEIYEAQFEQLVEGEKVPLSALNDIMEAQMDIEVLMGETKEKIGKIVNYKVGDIIKLDKHLEETLDISVNGKVIASGESIIIDNRLGIRLSKIKKEEDGM
- the flgM gene encoding flagellar biosynthesis anti-sigma factor FlgM, with protein sequence MNINKVNFGNVNNVYKINKQDTKQETLQQSAQKNTKDIVEISDLGKYLNKVNTGREEINMDKVNDIKRRIENGTYKVDSKDLAKKIIQHMKGEI
- the flgK gene encoding flagellar hook-associated protein FlgK — translated: MAGLLGTLHSAGSGMRVSQSSIQTASHNINNMNTPGYSRQRVEQKASSAYSYPGYNSSLGAGQLGTGVEATDVIRMRNTFYDFQFRSESHNYGEIGVKYEHYTNMEKIFNEPSDTSISASIANFFSSWQELSKNPTDVASKDIVVQNSKYLADKISNIKEKLDTLSSQADKKLNDDVKEINGMLDQLKELDKQIKIVQGSGKSPNDLMDERDKILDDLSFKMNLGNDDIKEAFEGGLSKVEITETGGKKQLTLTYGDPAKTKDIPADKISGEIQGSLEMIDKVKEYTNSLTELVKGVAKGVNNVLNGRDINDTTALSDDKKFFIVDDKNNPLIKVNQDLVENPRDLNITTEIASEMYHLKDKKIKIGNPEEELTMDKFYNNIVQKLGNETQEVIRNEKNQGKILKEIDNLRLNVSGVSLDEEMVSLIQFQHAYNASAKVISTIDSLLDVVINGLKR